One genomic region from Jilunia laotingensis encodes:
- a CDS encoding efflux RND transporter permease subunit → MNLAKYSLDNTKVIYFFLAVLLIGGIFSFGNLGKKEDAPFVIKTAVIMTRYPGAEPAEVERLITEPISREIQSMSGVYKIKSESMYGLSKITFELQPSLSASSIPQKWDELRRKVLNIQPQLPSGASVPTVSDDFGDVFGIYYGLTADDGFTYEEMRNWAERIKTQVVTADGVMKVALFGTQTEVINIFISVNKLVGMGIDPKQLASLLQSQNQIINTGEISAGEQQLRVVANGMYTTVDDIRNQVITTKAGQVKLGDIAEIEKGYMDPASTIMRVNGKRAIGIGVSTDPLRDVVQTGENVDTKLAELLPLMPVGMQLEPLYLENVIAKEANNGFIINLIESILIVIVIIMLVMGLRAGVLIGSSLIFSIGGTLLIMSFIGVGLNRTSLAGFIIAMGMLVDNAIVVTDNAQIAIARGVNRRKALIDGATGPQWGLLGATFIAICSFLPLYLAPSSVAEIVKPLFIVLAISLGLSWILALTQTTVFGNFILKANAATGTKDPYDKPFYHKFAKILNVLIRKKALTLGSMVVLFVVSLVVMGLMPQNFFPSLDKPYYRADVFYPDGYSINEVASEMKSVEAHLLAHPEVEKVSITFGSTPLRYYLASTSVGPKPNFCNILVELKDSKYTKSHEEAFDSWMRENYPNAITRTSLFKLSPAVDAAIEIGFIGNNVDTLVMLTNQALEIMHRNPDLMNIRSSWGNKIPVWKPIYSPERAQPLGVSRQGMAQSIQIATNGMPLGEYREGDQVLPILMKGNTVIDSFHINDLRTLPVFGTKTETTTLEQVVSEFDFQYRFSNVKDYNRQMVMMAQCDPLRGVNAIAAFNQVWKQVQKEIKVPEGYTMKYFGEQESQVESNEALAKNLPLTFFLMFTVLLLLFKTYRKPTVILLMLPLIFIGIVLGLLLLGKSFDFFAILGLLGLIGMNIKNAIVLVDQIDIESKSGKAPLDAVVSATVSRIVPVAMASGTTILGMLPLLFDAMFGGMAATIMGGLLVASALTLFVLPVAYCAIQRIKGEAPTEVNTSKDGTN, encoded by the coding sequence ATGAATTTAGCCAAATATTCATTAGACAACACAAAGGTTATCTATTTCTTCCTCGCAGTATTACTTATCGGAGGTATTTTCTCCTTTGGAAACCTAGGAAAGAAAGAGGATGCACCGTTTGTCATCAAGACAGCCGTCATCATGACGCGCTATCCGGGAGCCGAACCTGCCGAGGTGGAAAGGCTTATCACAGAGCCTATCTCGCGAGAGATACAAAGCATGAGCGGAGTATACAAAATAAAATCCGAGTCCATGTACGGCTTGTCGAAAATCACTTTCGAACTTCAGCCCTCCCTATCTGCATCTTCCATTCCCCAAAAATGGGATGAACTAAGGCGCAAGGTACTCAACATTCAGCCCCAACTTCCTAGCGGAGCATCCGTTCCTACCGTATCGGACGATTTCGGTGATGTATTCGGAATCTACTACGGACTGACAGCCGATGACGGATTTACTTATGAAGAGATGCGTAACTGGGCGGAGCGCATCAAGACGCAGGTAGTCACCGCTGATGGGGTGATGAAAGTTGCCCTGTTCGGGACTCAGACGGAGGTTATCAACATCTTCATCTCGGTCAACAAACTGGTAGGCATGGGAATCGATCCGAAACAGCTTGCCTCACTCCTGCAATCGCAAAACCAAATTATCAATACAGGGGAAATCAGTGCGGGTGAACAACAACTTCGTGTCGTTGCCAATGGTATGTATACCACAGTCGATGACATCCGCAACCAAGTGATCACGACCAAGGCAGGACAAGTAAAACTGGGAGACATTGCCGAAATCGAAAAAGGATACATGGACCCGGCTTCCACAATCATGCGGGTGAACGGAAAACGTGCAATCGGCATCGGAGTTTCCACCGACCCTCTACGGGATGTGGTTCAGACAGGTGAAAATGTAGATACGAAACTGGCAGAGCTTCTGCCGCTGATGCCGGTAGGTATGCAACTGGAACCGCTCTATCTGGAAAATGTAATTGCCAAAGAAGCAAACAACGGATTTATCATTAATTTGATAGAGTCCATCCTGATTGTAATCGTCATTATCATGTTGGTAATGGGGTTACGCGCAGGGGTACTGATAGGTAGTTCACTGATCTTTTCGATCGGAGGAACATTACTCATCATGTCATTCATAGGCGTAGGATTGAACCGAACCTCTCTGGCGGGATTTATCATCGCAATGGGTATGTTGGTAGACAATGCCATTGTGGTGACGGATAATGCGCAAATAGCCATTGCCCGAGGCGTGAACCGACGCAAAGCATTGATCGATGGGGCAACAGGCCCTCAATGGGGACTGTTGGGAGCAACATTTATCGCTATCTGTTCATTCTTACCTTTATATCTGGCTCCTTCCTCCGTTGCGGAAATAGTCAAACCATTGTTCATCGTATTGGCCATCTCATTAGGATTGAGTTGGATACTTGCCTTGACACAGACTACCGTATTCGGTAATTTCATCTTGAAAGCAAACGCTGCCACCGGAACAAAAGATCCCTATGACAAACCGTTTTATCACAAATTCGCCAAGATACTGAATGTGCTTATCCGTAAGAAAGCACTAACTCTCGGATCGATGGTGGTACTGTTCGTTGTCTCGCTGGTAGTCATGGGACTGATGCCGCAAAACTTCTTCCCATCACTCGATAAGCCTTATTACCGGGCAGACGTGTTTTATCCGGACGGATATAGCATTAATGAAGTAGCCAGTGAAATGAAAAGCGTAGAAGCCCACCTATTGGCACATCCCGAAGTAGAAAAAGTATCTATCACATTCGGAAGTACCCCGCTGCGTTACTATCTGGCTTCTACTTCCGTAGGTCCGAAACCCAACTTCTGTAACATCCTTGTAGAGTTAAAAGACAGCAAATATACCAAGAGCCATGAAGAAGCTTTTGACAGCTGGATGAGAGAAAACTATCCAAATGCCATTACACGTACCAGTCTGTTCAAACTGTCACCCGCTGTGGATGCAGCTATTGAAATAGGTTTTATCGGTAACAATGTGGACACGCTGGTAATGTTAACGAACCAAGCTTTAGAGATCATGCACCGGAATCCCGACCTGATGAACATACGCAGTTCATGGGGAAATAAAATTCCGGTGTGGAAACCGATATATAGTCCCGAACGAGCACAACCTCTTGGCGTATCCCGACAAGGAATGGCACAGAGCATTCAGATTGCAACCAATGGAATGCCTTTGGGTGAATACCGCGAAGGCGACCAAGTGCTTCCTATTCTGATGAAGGGAAATACGGTGATCGATTCATTCCACATCAATGACCTCCGTACATTGCCAGTGTTCGGAACCAAGACCGAAACGACCACACTCGAACAAGTAGTCAGTGAGTTCGACTTCCAATACCGGTTCTCGAATGTGAAAGATTACAACCGCCAGATGGTAATGATGGCACAATGTGACCCGCTACGCGGAGTAAACGCCATTGCAGCATTCAATCAAGTATGGAAACAAGTACAGAAAGAAATCAAAGTACCCGAAGGGTATACAATGAAATATTTCGGTGAACAAGAAAGCCAGGTAGAGTCTAATGAAGCCCTGGCCAAAAACTTGCCATTGACCTTCTTCCTGATGTTTACCGTATTACTATTGTTATTCAAGACATATCGTAAACCGACCGTAATCTTGCTTATGTTACCTCTAATTTTCATTGGTATCGTACTCGGATTACTATTGTTAGGCAAATCGTTCGACTTTTTTGCCATCCTCGGCCTACTTGGATTGATCGGTATGAACATCAAAAACGCAATTGTTTTGGTAGACCAGATCGACATCGAATCTAAATCAGGAAAAGCTCCGTTGGATGCGGTAGTCAGCGCGACTGTAAGCCGTATCGTCCCGGTAGCCATGGCTTC
- a CDS encoding efflux RND transporter periplasmic adaptor subunit: MNKNYVIVLAASLLLTACGQKKEDKGTFVRPVKTATVESRSEIKKDFSGIVEAVEYVKLAFRVSGQIINLPVIEGEKVKKGQLIAAIDPRDIALQYAADKAAYETAAAQVERNKRLLGRQAISLQEYEISLSNYQKAKSAFELSTNNMRDTKLTAPFDGSIETRLVENYQRVNSGEGIVQLVNTNKLRIKFTIPDAYLYLLRSTDQRFRVEFDTYKGKTFNAKLEEYLDISTDGTGIPVTIVVDDPAFDRALYDVKPGFTCSIRFSANVGPFMEEDMTMVPLSALFGESDGKKMYVWILNDNKVYRREVSVMSPTGEAQVFITKGLKEGEKVVVAGVTQLVEGETVKEIK, translated from the coding sequence ATGAATAAGAACTATGTAATCGTCTTGGCAGCATCTTTGTTGTTGACTGCCTGTGGACAAAAGAAAGAAGACAAAGGTACATTCGTCCGACCTGTAAAAACAGCGACTGTCGAGTCCAGATCGGAAATAAAGAAAGATTTCTCAGGCATTGTAGAAGCCGTGGAATATGTAAAGCTCGCCTTCCGTGTAAGTGGGCAAATCATCAACCTTCCAGTTATTGAAGGTGAAAAAGTGAAAAAAGGACAACTTATTGCAGCGATCGATCCTAGAGATATCGCCTTGCAATATGCAGCCGATAAAGCAGCTTACGAAACAGCAGCGGCACAAGTGGAACGCAACAAACGCTTGTTAGGTCGCCAAGCAATTTCATTACAGGAATACGAGATCAGCCTATCCAATTACCAGAAAGCAAAGTCCGCTTTCGAATTGTCCACCAATAATATGCGTGATACGAAGTTGACCGCTCCATTCGATGGTTCTATCGAAACTCGATTGGTGGAAAACTACCAACGTGTAAATTCCGGAGAAGGAATCGTACAATTAGTAAATACAAACAAACTCCGGATCAAATTCACCATACCGGATGCATATCTTTATTTGCTCCGCTCTACCGATCAACGTTTCCGGGTAGAATTCGATACTTATAAAGGAAAGACTTTCAATGCCAAATTGGAAGAATATCTGGACATATCGACAGACGGAACCGGTATTCCCGTAACCATTGTTGTCGATGATCCGGCATTTGACCGTGCCCTGTATGATGTAAAACCCGGTTTTACTTGTAGTATCCGTTTTTCTGCCAATGTCGGCCCCTTTATGGAAGAAGACATGACAATGGTGCCCTTAAGTGCCCTTTTTGGAGAGAGTGACGGTAAGAAAATGTACGTATGGATATTGAACGACAATAAAGTATATCGTCGTGAAGTAAGCGTAATGTCCCCTACCGGAGAAGCACAGGTTTTCATCACCAAAGGTTTGAAAGAAGGAGAAAAAGTTGTAGTTGCCGGAGTAACCCAGCTCGTTGAAGGGGAAACGGTAAAAGAGATAAAATAA